From Clarias gariepinus isolate MV-2021 ecotype Netherlands chromosome 2, CGAR_prim_01v2, whole genome shotgun sequence, one genomic window encodes:
- the LOC128540906 gene encoding interferon-induced transmembrane protein 1-like — protein MQSTMIPLNAQPDDGRVAGAVVVSMPEHPPDYIVWSVANIFYGNPCCLGLLAFYYSIKSRDRMLVGDTTGARLYGSKACITNGCTLALIIIQIILIIVFFVMVKYEVVAEVTEDTKTMNVLQELYYNMLYSPTVMASLQ, from the exons ATGCAGAGCACTATGATTCCACTGAACGCCCAGCCTGATGATGGCAGAGTAGCAGGGGCAGTGGTGGTGTCCATGCCTGAGCATCCACCTGATTACATAGTGTGGTCAGTTGCCAACATCTTTTATGGAAACCCGTGCTGTCTGGGTCTGCTCGCCTTTTATTACTCCATCAAG tctaGAGACCGTATGCTGGTGGGGGACACGACGGGAGCTAGGTTGTATGGTTCCAAGGCGTGTATTACCAACGGGTGTACGCTTGCGCTTATCATTATCCAAATCATCCTCATCATAGTGTTCTTTGTGATGGTAAAATATGAAGTTGTTGCAGAGGTCACAGAGGACACTAAAACTAT GAATGTG TTACAGGAACTCTACTACAACATGCTGTACTCCCCCACAGTCATGGCCTCACTCCAatag
- the LOC128515713 gene encoding interferon-induced transmembrane protein 5-like codes for MDNATYSYSSDCTPLTNCKSSRKPVGSTVVNMGSVPKKPVSDYLVWSLCNTLYVNFCCLGFMALIYSIKARDQKTLGDLRAAQECSDKAKWYNILASGWNLLVPLLFLGLLGLLLVHLGSLQGSFDFFGEDGFKNFMKLFSR; via the exons ATGGACAACGCTACGTACAGCTATTCATCTGACTGCACCCCACTCACGAACTGTAAGTCCTCACGCAAGCCTGTCGGCTCCACGGTGGTCAACATGGGCTCTGTGCCAAAGAAACCTGTCAGTGACTACTTGGTCTGGTCCCTCTGCAACACCCTGTACGTCAACTTCTGCTGCCTCGGCTTCATGGCCCTCATTTACTCCATCAAG GCACGAGACCAGAAGACCCTGGGAGACCTGCGTGCTGCTCAGGAGTGCTCAGACAAGGCTAAATGGTACAACATCCTTGCGTCCGGCTGGAACCTCCTGGTGCCTCTGCTTTTTCTCGGGCTTCTCGGGCTGCTTCTCGTCCACCTCGGCAGCTTGCAGGGAAGTTTCGACTTCTTCGGAGAAGACGGCTTCAAGAATTTTATGAAGCTCTTTAGCAGGTAG